Proteins encoded by one window of Lates calcarifer isolate ASB-BC8 linkage group LG7_1, TLL_Latcal_v3, whole genome shotgun sequence:
- the LOC108887468 gene encoding AN1-type zinc finger protein 3 isoform X1 yields MGDTSERSKPPSLPPRCPCGFWGSSKTMNLCSKCFADIQKKQPGEDCTSKPIQSTGSSQSPVFSSETSSSSSQSLLSSPPSSSEQPSTEEPSPTFPSTREGVSSTETAQGTLCTPTKRPRESASGSESEATPEKRPRTDEKEGSSEEARGTPKQKNRRRCYRCQTKLELVQQELGSCRCGYVFCMLHRLPEQHDCLFDHLGRGREEAVLKMVKLDRKVGRSCQRIGEECS; encoded by the exons ATGGGAGACACCAGTGAACGAAGCAAACCTCCGAGTCTACCTCCCCGGTGTCCCTGTGGATTTTGGGG GTCCAGTAAAACCATGAACCTCTGTTCCAAATGTTTTGCTG ACATCCAGAAGAAGCAGCCAGGGGAGGACTGCACCTCCAAGCCTATCCAAAGCACTGGGAGTAGCCAATCACCAGTTTTCAGTAGCGAGACGAGCAGTAGCAGTAGCCAATCCCTATTGTCGTCGCCGCCCTCCAGCTCCGAGCAGCCGTCAACCGAAGAGCCCTCGCCCACGTTTCCCAGCACGAGGGAAG GCGTGTCGTCCACAGAAACAGCCCAAGGCACACTCTGCACACCCACAAAACGTCCACGAGAATCAG CCTCGGGCTCAGAGAGCGAGGCGACGCCAGAGAAACGGCCTCGGACAGACGAGAAAGAGGGGAGCAGCGAGGAGGCCCGCGGGACGCCCAAGCAGAAGAACCGTCGGCGCTGCTATCGCTGCCAAACCAAACTAGAGCTGGTGCAGCAGGAACTGGGCTCCTGCCGCTGTG GCTATGTATTCTGCATGCTCCACCGTCTACCCGAGCAGCACGACTGTCTGTTCGACCATCTGGGCCGCGGGCGCGAGGAGGCCGTCCTCAAGATGGTGAAGCTGGACCGCAAGGTGGGCCGCTCGTGCCAACGCATCGGGGAGGAGTGCTCCTGA
- the LOC108887468 gene encoding AN1-type zinc finger protein 3 isoform X2, with amino-acid sequence MATNIQKKQPGEDCTSKPIQSTGSSQSPVFSSETSSSSSQSLLSSPPSSSEQPSTEEPSPTFPSTREGVSSTETAQGTLCTPTKRPRESASGSESEATPEKRPRTDEKEGSSEEARGTPKQKNRRRCYRCQTKLELVQQELGSCRCGYVFCMLHRLPEQHDCLFDHLGRGREEAVLKMVKLDRKVGRSCQRIGEECS; translated from the exons ATGGCAACCA ACATCCAGAAGAAGCAGCCAGGGGAGGACTGCACCTCCAAGCCTATCCAAAGCACTGGGAGTAGCCAATCACCAGTTTTCAGTAGCGAGACGAGCAGTAGCAGTAGCCAATCCCTATTGTCGTCGCCGCCCTCCAGCTCCGAGCAGCCGTCAACCGAAGAGCCCTCGCCCACGTTTCCCAGCACGAGGGAAG GCGTGTCGTCCACAGAAACAGCCCAAGGCACACTCTGCACACCCACAAAACGTCCACGAGAATCAG CCTCGGGCTCAGAGAGCGAGGCGACGCCAGAGAAACGGCCTCGGACAGACGAGAAAGAGGGGAGCAGCGAGGAGGCCCGCGGGACGCCCAAGCAGAAGAACCGTCGGCGCTGCTATCGCTGCCAAACCAAACTAGAGCTGGTGCAGCAGGAACTGGGCTCCTGCCGCTGTG GCTATGTATTCTGCATGCTCCACCGTCTACCCGAGCAGCACGACTGTCTGTTCGACCATCTGGGCCGCGGGCGCGAGGAGGCCGTCCTCAAGATGGTGAAGCTGGACCGCAAGGTGGGCCGCTCGTGCCAACGCATCGGGGAGGAGTGCTCCTGA